The nucleotide window CACCTCATCGCTCAGGGTCTCGCCGACCTGGATGGTTCCCACATTGGAGGACTCGGCCAGCACCTGGGCGGTGGTGAGCACCTGGTCCTCGTGGTGGTGGGCGTCGTGGAAGGACTGCCCGTTGGCGGTGGTCCAGGTGTAGGGCACGCTCCAGGTGTCCTCGGGGGTGATGGTCCCCTCCTCGATGGCGGTGGCGAAGGTGACGACCTTGCCCACACTGCCGGGCTCGAAGACGGCCTGGACCGAGCGGGCGGCGCGGTTGTCCTCCGAGGAGGCCGCGGGGTCGGAGGGGTCCACGGAGTCGGAGTCGGCCAGGACGACGACCTTGCCGGTGTCGGGCTCCATGGCCACCACCGCGCCCCACAGGGCGCCCTCGGCGGCCACGACCTTGTCGATGGCGCCCTGGGCGATCGACTGCAGGTCGGGGTTGAGGGTGGTGCGCACCGTGGAGCCGGGGATGGCCTCGGTGTCCTCCTGCTCCCCGGTGGGGATGATGACGCCGGTGCGCCCGATCTCCTCGCTGCCCCGCCCGTCGGTGCCGGTGAGCAGCTCATCCTGGGTCAGCTCCAGTCCGGCGGCCCCGTGGAGCCGGCGGCCCTCGCCCTCGCTGGTGAAGCCCAGGACATTGCCGGCCACCCTCCCGGCGGGGTAGGTGCGGGTGGTGCGCTGGTCCGGCTCGATGCCCGGGATGCCCAGGGCCTTGATCTTGCGCCAGGTATCGGGGTTGACCCGCTCGGCGATGATCGTGTAGGTCGAGTCCCCCACCAGGGCCGCCCCCAGCTCCAGGCGGTCCAGGTCCAGGATGGGGGCGAGCTGGGCGGCCGCAGCCGCGGCGCCGTAGCCCACGACGACGTTGGCGGCCTGGCCGGCCTGCTCGGGCCGGTCCTCGGTGTGCTCGTACTGGGCGACCAGGACCTGGTTGACCCCGATGTCGTAGGTCACCGCCGAGGAGGCCAGGACGGTGCCGTCACGGCCGGTGATGTCGCCGCGCGGGGCGCGGTTGACCCAGGACACGGTGCGCTCGGCCTTGGCCTTGTCCGCCAGCTCGGGGCCGGCGACCACCTGGAGGTAGGTGGTGCGCACGGCGAGGATGCCGAAGAGCCCGGCACCCCCGAGCTGCAGCACCTGACGACGCGAGGGGTTCACGGGCGCCTACTCTGCCTGAGCGGCGGTGCCGTTGGTGAGCCGGTTGCCGTTGAGGTCCACCACTCCGGGGGCGCCGGCCGGGACCATGCCCAGCTCGGTGGCCTTGGCGGCCAGGGTGTCGGGGGCCGAGGCCTCCTGGACCTGCGTGCGCAGCGTCTCGACGTGGTCGTTCATGATGTTGACCTCGACCTGCACCTCCTTCATCCGGTAGGCGGTGGAGGCCATCTGGGCGTTGAGGAGCATGGAGGCCACCAGGGCCCCGGCCAGGATGATGATGTTCATCGCCAGGAAGGGCAGGGTGGAGCGCGCCGGGGCGGCCGCGCGGATGACGCGCAGGTTCGGCCGGGTGGCGGGCGCCTGGCTGCGGGCACGCGCGGTGGACGCGCCGGCCCCGGCCGCGGCGCTCCAGCTCGTCGCGGCGCGGCGGGCCCCGGCGGGCCGTGTGGCACGGGCAGTGGCGGTGGCGCTCATCGGTGTGCCCCTCCTGGGTTGCGTGTGTGTCGTTGGGCTCGTGGTGATCGTGGTGCTCGGCGCGGCTGGCGCGGCGAGTGGGGCCCCGGTGCGGGGCCGGTGGGCCGCTCCACCCCCAGTGCAGGGGCCCGGAGGGCCTCGCGGGTGCGCATGGCGGCGCGCAGGCGCACGCTGGCCGAGCGCGGATTGGACTCGATCTCCTGGGCGTCGGCCTTGATGGCGCCGTGGGTGAGGAGCTCGAGGTAGGGCTGGTCGGCCTCCGGGATGAGGGGAAGGCCCTCGGGGGCGCGCGAGGCGGCCCCGGCGGCCAGGACCTGCTTGACGATGCGGTCCTCCAGGGACTGGTAGGACTCCACCACCAGGCGCCCACCCACGCGCAGGGCGTCCAGCGCGCGGGGCAGGGCCCGCTGGAGGACGTCGAGCTCGGAGTTGACCGCGATGCGCAGGGCCTGGAAGGTGCGCTTGGCCGGGTGCCCCCCGCTGCGCCGGGCGGCGGCGGGCACCGATGCGCGCACCAGCTCGGCCAGCTCGGCGGTGCTGCCCACGGCCCGGCCCTCCTCGCGGCGGCGCACCAGGGCGGCGGCGATCCGCGGGGCGAAGCGCTCCTCGCCGTAGGTGCGCAGGATCCAGACCAGCTCCTCCTGACTGGCCTGCTCCAGCAGCTCCTGAGCGGTGGTGCCACTGCCCTGGTCCATGCGCATGTCCAGGGGTGCGGGCCGCGCATAGGAGAAGCCCCGCTCGACCTCGTCGAGCTGGAGGGAGGAGACGCCCAGGTCCATGAGGACCGCGTCCACACCCCCCGGGCCGCCATCGCGGGCCTGCCCGGCATGGCTCCAGGCGACCTCGTCGATGCGGTCGTAAGTGGTGTGCACGGCCTGGAAGCGCGGACCGAAGCGCGCCAGTCGCTCGGTGGCCAGGGCGATCGCCTGGGCATCGCGATCGATGCCGATGACGGTGAGGCGCTCGAAGCGCTCCAGGGCGGCCTCGGTGTGGCCGCCCATGCCCAGCGTGCCGTCGATCATCACCGGGGCCGGCACGTCCTGGAGGGCGGGGGCCAGGAGGTCCAGGCAGCGCTCGAGCAGCACGGGGGTGTGCCGCTGCGCCGCCCCCGGCGCTGCGCCCGGGGTACCTGCCCTCGCCGTCATGACCCTGCCTCCTTCCTGCGCGGTCCGGTTGCTGTCCGATTGCTGTCTGGTTGTTGCCTGGTTGCTGTCCGGTGGTGCCGGCGGGCCCCGATTCCCGTCTGCGCCGACACTGAACCCACGAAGGGTTCAGGGAGGGCCGAGGGGTGGGGCGGCGTCGGGGATCCGCACCGCCAGGACTCCTCCCGTGGTTCCGGCGCCGGGGAAGAGGCGTCGGACTCGGCATCGGGCGGAGACCTCACGAGGCGGGTCGCCGATAGCTGGCTGTCTCGGTTGTGTCTCAGAAGAAGCCGGGGATGATCTCCTCGGCGGTTTCGGCGAAGACCTGCTCCTGAGCGGTCAGGTAGTCGCTCCATGCGGTGGCGTCCCAGATCTCCACGCGGGCACCGGCGCCGATGACCGCGAGGTCGCGGGTCAGGCCGGCGTAGGCCCTCAGCGGAGCGGGCAGCGTGATGCGGCCCTGCTTGTCCGGGATCTGCGAGTCGGCGCCCGAGAGCATGACGCGGATGTAGTCGCGCGCCTGCTTCTGCGCCAGGGGCGCCTCACGCAGCTGGGCGTACATGCGCTCGAACTCGGCAGTGGTGAAGGCGTACAGGCAGTGCTCCTGACCCCGGGTCAGGACGATTCCGCCTGCCAGCTCCTCACGGAACTTGGCCGGGAGGATGAGACGGCCTTTCTCATCCAGCTTCGGGGCATGCGTGCCCAGGAACATCGGGCACCTCCTTCCCCTCGGCTACCCGTGCGCCCCACCTTACTCCACTTTCCTCCCCTTTATCCCTAGCGTGCCCCGCGGCGGGATCACAACTGCATCTCTGCTCCCCGCCGTTGCAAGGGATTCTCGGGGTGGTGTGAAGTGGAGGAGCCTGGCGGCCACGGCGTGGTGCACCCTCCCACCCCACCTCCGCTTCCAGGCCTCAGACAGGGCCGTTGCAGGTGCAGCACAGGAATGGGGTGCGGTGGGCCGATGCCGGGCACTGGCATCGGCCGCGCGGATCCGGGCGGGGTGGGAGGTGGAGCGCGGTGGCGGGCATCGAAGGACGACGATCCCGCCGTCGGAGGATGCGACGGCGGGATCGGGTGGAGCGGCTGCGGTGGAGGAGTGTGGAGGGGCGGGGGATCAGCCCTGGGAATCGCGGCGCCGGTCCCAGCGCTCGGACTGGCGGTCCATGAAGGAGGAGCCCGAGGCCCGAGGGCCGGAGGGCCGCTTGGGCCCCCGGCGGGGCGAGGAGGAGCCCGGGTCCTTGGGCCCACTGCTGACGCGGGTCAGCGCCAGGCTCACCCCCCAGACCGCGACGGCGAAGCCCGCGACCCCCAGCAGGATCGAGACCAGACCGTGACCTACGGAGACTCCCCCGACCAGGAGGCTCAGGCCCACCAGGACCAGGGCCACCCCGGCGCCGACATGGCGGGGGGAGGGGCGCGACAGGCGGCGCTCGTCGCGCTCAAGGGTGTCGGCCAGGGCGGGATCCTCCTGATGCAGCTGGGATTCCAGGTCACGTAGAACCTGCTGCTCTCGCTCTGACAGTGCCATGGTGCTCCTCATTTTCTGTGAGCCGTACGCGGGCTCCTGCCCGGTGCGCTCCGGGCGGTCGGCGACGGCCGTCCGGGCTCAGGGACCCTCCTTCAACAATAGGCGTTATGCGCCCCGGGGGAAAACCTGGCCCTGCACTTCCCAGGGGCTCGGGCGGCGCCTGCTCCCAGCGGCCCACCGGGTCAGGGGGCTCACCCGGAGGGCGGGCGGGGCCTGCCCAGCAGACTGGCCGGGGCCAGTGCCTGCCGGCCCCAGCGCCGGCGCACCTCGTCGGCGGCCCGCTCAGGCGCCCCGCGGCGGGGATCGTCGTCCAGGAGGAGCTGGACGCCGTCGTCCCCACGGGACAGTCCCTCCACCCGCACCCCCAGGAGCCGGAAGCCTCCCCCGGGAGTGGGCAGGGCCTCGAACAGGGCGCTGACGGTCTGCCAGATGTCGCGCGCCAGGTCGGTGGGGACCGACAGGGTGCGCGAGCGGGTGACCGTGGTGAAGTCGGCGCCGCGGGCCTTGAGGACGACCACCCGGCAGCGCAGGTCGCCGGCGCGCAGGCGGGCGGCGCACTGGTGGGTCTGGTCCAGAAGGATCGTGCGGGCATGTTCGCGGTCGGTCAGCGTGGTGTAGAAGGTGGACTCCGTGCCCACCGACTTCTCCTCGCGCCCGGGGCTGACCGGGCGCGGGTCGATGCCGTGGGCCAGGTCGTGCAGGTGCCTGCCCGCGGCGGCCCCCAGGATCCGCTCCAGGCGGCGCACATCGGTGGCGGCCAGGGTGCGCACGTCGGTGATGCCCCAGCGGGCCAGCCGCTCGGCGCTGCGGGCCCCCACCCCCCACAGGGCCTCCACGGGCAGGATGTTGAGGAAGTCCTGGGTGGCCTGGGCGGGGATGAGCAGGACGCCGTCGGGCTTGGCGTGGGCCGAGGCGAGCTTGGCGACGAACTTGGTCGAGGCGATCCCCACCGAGGCGGGGACCCCGATGCGCTGGCGCACCTGGGCCCGGATCCACGCGGCGATCCGGAGAGGACTGCCCATGCGCCTCCTGGAGCCGCTGACATCCAGGAAGGCCTCGTCGACGCTGAGCCGCTCGACCAGGGGCGTGACCTCGTCCAGGACCGCCATGATGCGGGCCGAGACCTGGGAGTAGAGGCGGTGGCGCACGGGTAGGACGACGGCCTGCGGGCAGCGCCGGGTGGCCTCGGCCATGGACATGGCCGAGGCCACGCCGTAGGCGCGGGCCTCATAGGAGGCGGCCGAGACCACGCCGCGCCCGTCCTGGCCGCCGACGATCACCGGTCGCCCGGCCAGCTCGGGGTGCTCCAGGAGCTCGACGGAGGCGAAGAAGGCATCCATGTCCACATGGAGGATGGGGGTGGCCGAGTCGTCCTGGCCCCAGGAGCGCCGCGCCGCCTGGGAGCGCGGGGCCCGGCTCATGGCACTCCCCCGCCCCGAGGCCCCATGGTCCCCCCGATCCCCCTGGTCCCACCGCATTGGGGGCGCAGCAGGCGGGCACCGGCCCAGCCGTTGGGCGGGGTCGATGCCATCACTACCGGCGCGGCCGACATGGGCCCGCGCATTGCCGGGATCGCCGGGATCAACACTGCTGCCAGGGACCTGCTCCTCACACTCACATCGCTGCGCGGCCGACGGCGGCCCCCGTCCTGAGGCTGCCGGCTGGGGATGGCACGGGCTGCCTGCGGGGGCCGGGGCCACGTCCAGGCTAACGTGCTCCTGTGACAACTGAGGCGACATCAGGGCGGGGGGGGGCCGTGGCATGAGCAGGTCGGGCCGCGGCGCGCGGCGCTCCTCGGGCCGATCCGCGGCCTCCTCCCCCACCGGCGCTTCCCTGGCCCATCTGCCGGTCGGGCCGGTGCCCACCTCCCTGGCCACCGCCGAGCTGCTGCAGCGCGAGGACGGAATCCTCCTGCTGCTCGACGGCACCGAGTCCTCCTACCTGGACCTGCGCGACCCGGCGCGCCTGGACTTCGAGTACCACCAGCAGATGGATGCTGTCGCCGAGGTGCTGCTGGGCCGGGGCACCCCGGTGCGCGCCCTGCACCTGGGCGGCGCCGGCTGCGCGCTGGCCCGGGCCTGGGACCGCACCCGCCCCGGCTCGACCCAGCTGGCGGTGGAGATCGATGAGGCCCTGGCCCGCTATGCGCGCCAGTGGTTCGACCTGCCGCGCTCACCGCGCCTGCGCATCCGGGTGGGCGACGCCGCCCAGGTGCTGCCCGAGCTGAGGCCCGGCCAGTGGGATGTGGTGGTGCGCGATGTCTTCACCCGGGCGGCGGTCCCGGGCTCGTGCCGTGACGAGGCCTTCCTGACCGCCTGCCTGAGGGCCCTGCGCCCTGGCGGGATCGCGCTGATCAACACCGTCTCGCCTCCCCGCGTGGAGCTGGGGGCCGAGCTGGGCCTGCTGCGCGGGATCTTCGGCGGGCTGCTGATCGTGGCGGACCCGCCGGTGGCCCGGGGCGCCAGGCCCGGCAACCTGGTGCTGGTCTGCCGGCGCGAGCCCTTCACCCCCGAGCAGCGCCAGGAGCTCGAGCGGGCTGTGCGCCGCCTGCCGCTGCCGGTGCGCACCTGGTCGCCCCAGGACCGCGCCCTGCCCCGAGGGTGAGGCCTTGCGGGCCCCGGAGCCCGCACCATCTCGTACCCCTGCCCCCGATCTCGTACCTTCAACTGACGAGATGGAAGGCGAGGGTACGAGATCGGCGAGTGCCAGGGCCTGGGAGCCCGCGTCTCAGGCCCCGGGGCCCCCGCCCCACCGAGGTCCCAGCTCCCCGGAGTCCTTGGACTCCAGGAAGGCCTCCAGGCGGGCGCCGATCTCATCGGCGCTGGGCAGGTCCAGTGCGGGCGCCGCCGCTCTGTGATCCTGCGGCGCCATGCGGGGGGCCAGCGCGTCGTACTGGGCCTCCAGGGCCGAGACGACGGCGGAGACCTCGGGCTGCTGGGAGGCCTCGGCGTCGATCTCGGCGCGGTTGACGTTCGCGGCGGCCTCCAGGTCGCCCACGGGCAGGGCCAGGCCCGTGGCCTGGACGACGGCGGCCAGCAGGGCCGAGGCCCCCTGGGGGAACTCGTCTCGCGCCAGGTAGTGGGGGATGGCGGCCGAGGCCCCCCGGGAGTCCAGGCCCATCTCGCCCAGCCTCAGCTCCAGGTAGGCGGCCATCGAGCCGGGCAGCTCGACGTGGCCGAAGAGCTCGGGCTGGGCGGGCAGCAGCTCGGGGCGGCTGCCGTGGAGGTGGACGTAGGTGGGGCGGGTGTGGGGCACCGCCATGGGGATGCCGCTGATGCCGATGGCCTGGCCCACGCCCATGGACACCACCAGATGGGCCACCGCTGCCACGAAGTCGTCCCACCGGAAGTCCGGCTCACTGCCGTGCAGGAGCAGGAGGTCCTCGCCGTCGTCGTCCTGGAGCAGGTCCAGGACGAGCTCGGGCATCTCCACCGAGGAGTAGGTGTTGTGGGAGTAGGTCATCACCGGGCGCCGGGCCCGGTAGTCCACCAGGGAGTCGATGTCGAAGGTGGCCAGGCGCTCATGGGGCAGGGTCATGAGCAGCTGCTCGACGGCGAGGGCTCCTGCACTGCCCGCGTCCATGGCGCCGTCGAAGTGGTGGATGAGCACACGCGGGGAGACGGGACGGCCCGCGGGGTGCTGCACGGTGAACAGTGGTCTCATGGAGCCGCCTCCTTTCCTGTGATATCCGGCGGTTGCCGCCTGAGCGGGGACCTGTGCGAGGGTGATGGGCCGGTGGGTCGGTTCGTCAGTCGTTCGGAGTGGTCGGTCGTCGTGCGTCGTCAAGTGCCTATCGTGGAGAGCGGGGCACGGGCCGGTGCTGACTGGACCAACAGCCGACCGCTCCGGGCTGTTCCCGTCAGCGCCGGCCGGGGCGCCGTGTTCGCCATGGGCTTCCCCACGGCGCCTTGGACAGGAGAATAATGGACCGGCCTGCGCGGCGCGCCCATGGCCACCGTGCGCGGTCAGGGCGGGCCACGAGTGACGAGCATGACGACGAAGAAGCAGACCGATGAACGCCGGCGGGAGGCGGGCCGCCACGCGCGCCGCCCTCCCCGAGCCACCAGTGAGGCCGAGTGAATCAGACGACTCCCCCCGTCGGTGCATCCGACCGCGATGAGACCACCCGCAGCAGCGCGCCGCAGACCCCGACGCCACCCCACGGGCCGCAGGACCGGGAGCGCGAGCTCGGCGCCGAGCAGCAGGTGGTGGACCTGGCCTACAGCGAGCTGGACCGCCAGCTGGCCCAGGCCCGCCGCTCCCTGGCTGAGATCGAGGCCCGGGGGGTCAGCGGAACCCACCAGTCCCGCGGGGAGCGGGACGCCTACGCGATCCACTACTCCACCCAGATCTCCTCCCTGGAGGGGGTGGAGGACCGGCTCGTCTTCGGACGGATGGACATGAGCCCGGAGTCCCTGGAGGCCGGTGGGGCCTCCTCCTCCCCGGTCACCGATGGGGGCAGGCGCCACTACGTGGGCCGCATCGGGCTCCAGGACGAGTCGCACCGCGAGGTCGTCCTGGACTGGCGCGCCCCCCTGGCGCGCGCCTTCTACCAGGCCACCGCCTCCCAGCCCATGGGGCTGGTGCGCCGTCGCCATATCGACACCCGGGCCCGGCGCGTCATCGGCCTGGAGGACGAACTCATCGACGTCGGCGCCCTGGACTCCCTGGCCGCGGCGGGCCAGGCATCGGGCACCGGCCTCCAGGGCGAGGGGGCGCTCATCGCCGCCATGTCGGCGGCGCGGGAGGGCCGCATGGGCGACATCG belongs to Actinomyces capricornis and includes:
- the mraZ gene encoding division/cell wall cluster transcriptional repressor MraZ; its protein translation is MFLGTHAPKLDEKGRLILPAKFREELAGGIVLTRGQEHCLYAFTTAEFERMYAQLREAPLAQKQARDYIRVMLSGADSQIPDKQGRITLPAPLRAYAGLTRDLAVIGAGARVEIWDATAWSDYLTAQEQVFAETAEEIIPGFF
- a CDS encoding DNA polymerase IV — its product is MSRAPRSQAARRSWGQDDSATPILHVDMDAFFASVELLEHPELAGRPVIVGGQDGRGVVSAASYEARAYGVASAMSMAEATRRCPQAVVLPVRHRLYSQVSARIMAVLDEVTPLVERLSVDEAFLDVSGSRRRMGSPLRIAAWIRAQVRQRIGVPASVGIASTKFVAKLASAHAKPDGVLLIPAQATQDFLNILPVEALWGVGARSAERLARWGITDVRTLAATDVRRLERILGAAAGRHLHDLAHGIDPRPVSPGREEKSVGTESTFYTTLTDREHARTILLDQTHQCAARLRAGDLRCRVVVLKARGADFTTVTRSRTLSVPTDLARDIWQTVSALFEALPTPGGGFRLLGVRVEGLSRGDDGVQLLLDDDPRRGAPERAADEVRRRWGRQALAPASLLGRPRPPSG
- the rsmH gene encoding 16S rRNA (cytosine(1402)-N(4))-methyltransferase RsmH — translated: MTARAGTPGAAPGAAQRHTPVLLERCLDLLAPALQDVPAPVMIDGTLGMGGHTEAALERFERLTVIGIDRDAQAIALATERLARFGPRFQAVHTTYDRIDEVAWSHAGQARDGGPGGVDAVLMDLGVSSLQLDEVERGFSYARPAPLDMRMDQGSGTTAQELLEQASQEELVWILRTYGEERFAPRIAAALVRRREEGRAVGSTAELAELVRASVPAAARRSGGHPAKRTFQALRIAVNSELDVLQRALPRALDALRVGGRLVVESYQSLEDRIVKQVLAAGAASRAPEGLPLIPEADQPYLELLTHGAIKADAQEIESNPRSASVRLRAAMRTREALRAPALGVERPTGPAPGPHSPRQPRRAPRSPRAQRHTRNPGGAHR
- a CDS encoding DUF3040 domain-containing protein, with protein sequence MALSEREQQVLRDLESQLHQEDPALADTLERDERRLSRPSPRHVGAGVALVLVGLSLLVGGVSVGHGLVSILLGVAGFAVAVWGVSLALTRVSSGPKDPGSSSPRRGPKRPSGPRASGSSFMDRQSERWDRRRDSQG
- a CDS encoding peptidoglycan D,D-transpeptidase FtsI family protein, yielding MNPSRRQVLQLGGAGLFGILAVRTTYLQVVAGPELADKAKAERTVSWVNRAPRGDITGRDGTVLASSAVTYDIGVNQVLVAQYEHTEDRPEQAGQAANVVVGYGAAAAAAQLAPILDLDRLELGAALVGDSTYTIIAERVNPDTWRKIKALGIPGIEPDQRTTRTYPAGRVAGNVLGFTSEGEGRRLHGAAGLELTQDELLTGTDGRGSEEIGRTGVIIPTGEQEDTEAIPGSTVRTTLNPDLQSIAQGAIDKVVAAEGALWGAVVAMEPDTGKVVVLADSDSVDPSDPAASSEDNRAARSVQAVFEPGSVGKVVTFATAIEEGTITPEDTWSVPYTWTTANGQSFHDAHHHEDQVLTTAQVLAESSNVGTIQVGETLSDEVRHSYMERFGWGTATGIEMPAESSGIITTPDQWDDRTRYTTMFGQGLATTTLQAVQSLAAIANKGVRVAPRIVDAWIDAEGRVTPQEQPEGVRVVTEATAATMTEMLIGVTQEGGTAEAASIDGYLVAGKTGTTEILTEDGTVASFVGFLPARAPALAIAVIIYRPNGVYGGTVAAPVFREVALAAMQSMGIAPDPSVIAAAAARQAEEEQGL
- a CDS encoding proteasome assembly chaperone family protein, whose amino-acid sequence is MRPLFTVQHPAGRPVSPRVLIHHFDGAMDAGSAGALAVEQLLMTLPHERLATFDIDSLVDYRARRPVMTYSHNTYSSVEMPELVLDLLQDDDGEDLLLLHGSEPDFRWDDFVAAVAHLVVSMGVGQAIGISGIPMAVPHTRPTYVHLHGSRPELLPAQPELFGHVELPGSMAAYLELRLGEMGLDSRGASAAIPHYLARDEFPQGASALLAAVVQATGLALPVGDLEAAANVNRAEIDAEASQQPEVSAVVSALEAQYDALAPRMAPQDHRAAAPALDLPSADEIGARLEAFLESKDSGELGPRWGGGPGA
- a CDS encoding spermidine synthase produces the protein MSRSGRGARRSSGRSAASSPTGASLAHLPVGPVPTSLATAELLQREDGILLLLDGTESSYLDLRDPARLDFEYHQQMDAVAEVLLGRGTPVRALHLGGAGCALARAWDRTRPGSTQLAVEIDEALARYARQWFDLPRSPRLRIRVGDAAQVLPELRPGQWDVVVRDVFTRAAVPGSCRDEAFLTACLRALRPGGIALINTVSPPRVELGAELGLLRGIFGGLLIVADPPVARGARPGNLVLVCRREPFTPEQRQELERAVRRLPLPVRTWSPQDRALPRG